CGGCCTGCTTCGGCGGGTCAAAAACGGTATGATACACGGCCCCGCAGTTTTTGCAAGTATAGCGCCCACCCAAGCGTCGCAACAGTTCCTCGGTGGAAACTTTGATGTACAGGGCCGCCTGGATGCTCTGTCCCTTCGCGGCCAGCGCCCGCTCCAGCGCCTGGGCCTGCGCGATGGTGCGCGGAAAACCGTCCAGGATCGCGCCTCTGGCGCAATCGGGCTGCGCAAGCCGCTCCAGCACCATGCGCACCGTAACGTCATCCGGCACGAGTTTCCCCTCGTCCATGTACTGCTTGGCCAGCAGGCCCAACTCGGTGCCCTTGCTCAGGTGCTCGCGGAACAGGTCGCCGCTTGCCACGTGCGGGATGCCCAGCGCCAGGATCAACATGGCCGCCTGGGTGCCTTTGCCCGCTCCCGGCGCGCCCAGCAGAATGTAGTACTTCGGCTCCATCGCTCCCGCCTTTCCCCGCTCCGACGCCATCGCTACCCTACTTGATGAAGCCCTCGTAGTGGCGCATCAGCAACTGCGCCTCCAACTGCTTCATCGTATCCAGCACCACGCCCACGACGATGAGCAAGCCCGCGCTCGTGATGAGCATGGTGGATGTCTCCGTCAGGTCGCGGGTGAGCCAGGGCAGGATGGCGACCACCGCCAGGAACAGCGCACCCACCAGCGTGATGCGACCCAGCACGCCGTTCAGATAGTCGGCGGTGGGACGTCCAGGCCGAATGCCCGGGATAAACCCGTGATTCTTCTGGAGCATCTCGGGCAGGTTCTGCTGCCGGAACACCACATCCGTGTAAAAGTACGTGAACCCCACAACCAGGAAGAAGTAGAAAATCCAGTACCAGTTGCCCTGCGGTGAGAAGAAACTCTGCACACCGGTCGCAATCTTGGATATCGTTGCGTTGGACGAGCCGACGAAGTAACTGGCCACCGTGCCCGGGAAGATCATCAGCGACTGGGCGAAGATCAGCGGAATCATGCCCGCCGAGTTGACCCGTAGCGGCACGTAGGTGCTCTGCCCACCGGCCACCCGCAGGCGATTGCCTCTCTGCGCCAGCACCCGCCGCCCGTACTGCACCGGGATTCGCCGCACGCCTTCCTGCACGACCACAATCACGCCGACCGTGATCGCGGTGATGACCAGGAACGCGATCAGCGCGCCGTAGTTCTGCTGCGCGATCATCTCGCCCACGCGCTGCGGAATCCGCGACACGATGCCGCCAAAGATGATGATGGAGATGCCGTTCCCGATGCCCTGCTCGGTGATCAACTGCCCGAGCCACACGGCCAGCATTGTGCCTGCCGTCAGCGAGACCAGGGTTGCGATGGTCGGCAGGAGCGCCGCGCCCGAGAAGCCGAATCCCGAAAGCACACCTTCGCGCTGCAGCAGCGTCGCCTGCGCCCAGCCCTGCAGCAGGGCCAGCGGAATCGTCCCGATGTAGGTGTACATGTTGATCTTCTGGCGCCCTGCCTCGCCTTCCTTGGCCAGCCGCTCCAACGGCGGGATGATGGGCTGTAGCAGCGTCATGATAATGGACGACGTGATGTAAGGGTACACGCCCATCGCCATGATGGAGAAGTTGGACATGGCGCCACCCGAGAACAAATCCAGCAACCCCAGCAACTGGCTGCGGGCGAACAGGTCGCGCAGCACGTTGTGGTCAATGCCCGGAATGGCAATCTGCGACGCCATGCGGTACACGATCAACACGACGATGGTGAAGATGATCCGCCGTCGCAGGTCTGGCAACTTGATGGCATTTTTCAGGGCCTGAAGCATGCTCTACGCTCCTTCGGACTGTTAGCCGATCTCCTCAACAGAACCGCCCGCGGCCAGAATCTTCTCCTTCGCGCCGGCCGTAAACCGATGGGCCTTGACCGTCAGCGGGCGGTCAATCTCACCGTGCCCCAAAATCTTCACCGGCAGGTCAGCCGAACGGATGATGCCGCTTTCCACCAACAGGTCGGGCGTAACCACGGTATTGGGTTCAAACTCCGCCAGGCGGTACACGTTGACCGTCGCGTACTGCACCTTGAAGATATTGGTGAAGCCGCGCCGGAATGGAAGGCGGCGCACCATGGGCAACTGGCCGCCCTCAAAGTAGGGAGCCACCGGCCCGCCTGTGCGCGCGTTCTGGCCTTTCGTGCCGCGCCCTGCGGTCTTGCCTCGGCCCGAGCCGTGGCCGCGGCCCACCCGCCGCTTGTTTTTCTTTGAGCCCCACGCGGGCCACAATTCATGCAACTTCATCTACTCTTCAACCTCCTGCACCTCTACGAGGTGGCTGACCTTGGCGACCATCCCTCGCACGGCGGGCGAGTCCTGCTTCTCCACCACCTGGCCCAGATGGTGCAGCCCCAACGCGCGCACGGTCGCCTTCTGGCGCTCCGAGTAGCCGATCACGCTCTTACGCAACGTGATGCGCAACTTGCGAATGGGTTCCTTCTTCTTACGAGGCACCATGTTTCCGCCTCCAGAATGGAGTAACTTCCACAACCTGCTTGCCTCGGCGGCTGGCCTCTTCCGCCGAATCCTTCAGTTGCAGCAGGCCCTTCATCGTCGCCTGGACAACGTTCAACTGATTCGCGCTCCCCAGCGACTTGGTCAGGATGTCGCG
Above is a genomic segment from Chloroflexota bacterium containing:
- a CDS encoding adenylate kinase, which translates into the protein MEPKYYILLGAPGAGKGTQAAMLILALGIPHVASGDLFREHLSKGTELGLLAKQYMDEGKLVPDDVTVRMVLERLAQPDCARGAILDGFPRTIAQAQALERALAAKGQSIQAALYIKVSTEELLRRLGGRYTCKNCGAVYHTVFDPPKQAGVCDKCGGPLYQRPDDTPETAKRRLDVYFQQTAPLIEYYRRQGLLREIDGEQSIEAVHAALLKVIKGE
- the secY gene encoding preprotein translocase subunit SecY; its protein translation is MLQALKNAIKLPDLRRRIIFTIVVLIVYRMASQIAIPGIDHNVLRDLFARSQLLGLLDLFSGGAMSNFSIMAMGVYPYITSSIIMTLLQPIIPPLERLAKEGEAGRQKINMYTYIGTIPLALLQGWAQATLLQREGVLSGFGFSGAALLPTIATLVSLTAGTMLAVWLGQLITEQGIGNGISIIIFGGIVSRIPQRVGEMIAQQNYGALIAFLVITAITVGVIVVVQEGVRRIPVQYGRRVLAQRGNRLRVAGGQSTYVPLRVNSAGMIPLIFAQSLMIFPGTVASYFVGSSNATISKIATGVQSFFSPQGNWYWIFYFFLVVGFTYFYTDVVFRQQNLPEMLQKNHGFIPGIRPGRPTADYLNGVLGRITLVGALFLAVVAILPWLTRDLTETSTMLITSAGLLIVVGVVLDTMKQLEAQLLMRHYEGFIK
- the rplO gene encoding 50S ribosomal protein L15 produces the protein MKLHELWPAWGSKKNKRRVGRGHGSGRGKTAGRGTKGQNARTGGPVAPYFEGGQLPMVRRLPFRRGFTNIFKVQYATVNVYRLAEFEPNTVVTPDLLVESGIIRSADLPVKILGHGEIDRPLTVKAHRFTAGAKEKILAAGGSVEEIG
- the rpmD gene encoding 50S ribosomal protein L30 — protein: MVPRKKKEPIRKLRITLRKSVIGYSERQKATVRALGLHHLGQVVEKQDSPAVRGMVAKVSHLVEVQEVEE